ACAGCGTGAGGGATGTTAGGTGAAGGGACAGATATACATCtttatctgtctagccttttctaaCCTATAGGGTACTTCTAGCGACAATAGCTTGTACATATAGGGAGATAAAATAAAGTAGATAGGACTGTATATAATGTCGCCGCCGCCTTGTCCCGTGCTGCCTCAGCAgattcactctcatagcgctcGGTGATACCACCATACATGGCACTCAGAATGCAACGGCTCGGCTTAGAGATATGGATTATGATAGGTGAGTACCATACCAGTGTTTCACGTAAAGCTACTATTTAACTTATCTGACTTCCTCCTGGGTAACTTAATACGGGTTTAACATAATCGGGTTAAAATAAACTATCttcaaacaaaattgttatctATTACGCTACGGATAAGATTGTATACTCCTAATTTGaagataatgaaataaaatctactCCTTCTTATAcccctttatatttttttttgctatatttattAGCCATATTAGATCTCACATTAACTTTTCTGAAAACTTTATTGACTCAATTTTTTCTGAACAtttctatttactttatggatattctatgtattttaaCGTTATCTCTATTTTTTCCACGtcatattatttcattcattcatattaTTTGTCCTCAGTCCATGGCCAGAAGACGGCATCGAGTTCACAACGCTGTGGTGCCGCAGCATCAACATGAGCTGTTCCCAGTGGCAGCTGCTGCTGAGAGACTTCCCGCAGCCGCTGCTCAGCATGAGCGAGCTCAAGATGTGGGGCACGCTGCTGGCTGCTGAGGAACAGGCTCCACCAAGAGGTAACCCCTAACGATACTGGGCTGGGCTCTCCAGGTTAGATTGGCAAGTAAGATCTCGATCAGTGTTGTACTTGAGGATATCgatatcaattaatataatagtCGATAAAATTATCGACTATAAATTGAGATAAAAGGGAAATCTATATAGGTGTTAACGTAGAAACATGAAATGGAAACAGAAGGTAAGTTTcaaaagcatttatttacaGTCGCATAAAAACAGAATTGATCATGGAAATATTCACCTTGGGACCATTCTATTGTATTTCACGTCCCTCGATGAATATATCCAAGTAATAAATAGAAGAAAAGTATAAACAATTAAGTAACAGGAGGATTACTCTTTGAAGAATCAGGAATGCTTCAGTAATGATAATGAGGCACGATGTGGTGAGTGCTGTGCTTTACCGTCGCGTGGAAACTGTGGAAGAAATACGATTTTATTACATTCATACTATAGTTAGTTTCTAGTTACGTAATATACGCATAAAAACGCGTTCTAAAGTTacaaatttgaatttgaacttAGTCTACTGACTTTACAATAAATCAGTTAACTTCAAGTTCACCAAGCTTCAGTTTAAAGTACCGTAtttgtggtttatttttgtttaaaaacagagtTACATAAACACGTCGCTAAGTTACGGGCATTTTGTAAAGTTGATGAGTTACGGTCAACATAGCATGTTGTAAAGGTAATAAAAGTAGTTGACAAGTTCTCCCGACGCAATATTCTCATTGCTCATCAACAATGTTGATCAACAGTTgctttacaaatatttacatgaatACAAGGGTTAAAACCTAGAATACTATAGTTAAACTAGTATTATTACCCAGTATGGTCATCGGCATGGTAGTGAACATGTCTGCCGGAGCCGTCGGGCTGCTGCAGCGAGTAGTGTCCGCTCACAGCGTCGCCGTCGCGGTGCTCGTGCTGTGACTTGTGGTCCCCAGTGTGGGGGTCCGATACTTCGTAACCGAACTCGTACTTGGGGTAGGTCTGGAAGAAAGGCCAgggtatattatatttacaagcTTCCGTttgc
This window of the Helicoverpa armigera isolate CAAS_96S chromosome 9, ASM3070526v1, whole genome shotgun sequence genome carries:
- the LOC135117275 gene encoding cuticle protein 19-like, translating into MFFKVVCVLSVAVAVASGYGHSSQYIHRHDGHHQPVYHGHGYHDYYTYPKYEFGYEVSDPHTGDHKSQHEHRDGDAVSGHYSLQQPDGSGRHVHYHADDHTGFHATVKHSTHHIVPHYHY